In Streptomyces sp. NBC_01439, the following are encoded in one genomic region:
- a CDS encoding TetR/AcrR family transcriptional regulator: MNESARRPRSEDRTTDGRTTDGRTPDGRTPDGRTPDGRTPDGRTPDGRTLDGRAERGRQSRVKIAEAVLSLLDEGESSFPAERVAERAGVSRRLVFHHFADMSELVETAITRRLEQLIEQIRPLPTAGPRDTRVTALTEQRARILEWITPAQLTLMRLETPGGRVAEVTREVLDLARARLAEIFAAELERLPAARRTEVLYGLDAVTTWGAWYHWRSSGLSAEAATSTMETAVHALLATTDQPGTSS; the protein is encoded by the coding sequence GTGAACGAGTCGGCCCGACGGCCGCGGTCCGAGGACCGCACCACGGACGGTCGCACCACGGACGGGCGCACCCCGGACGGGCGCACCCCGGACGGGCGCACCCCGGACGGGCGCACCCCGGACGGGCGCACCCCGGACGGGCGCACCCTGGACGGGCGCGCCGAGCGCGGCCGCCAGTCCCGGGTGAAGATCGCCGAGGCCGTGCTGTCCCTGCTCGACGAGGGGGAATCCAGCTTCCCCGCAGAGCGGGTCGCCGAGCGTGCCGGCGTGTCCCGCCGCCTCGTGTTCCATCACTTCGCCGACATGTCCGAGCTGGTGGAGACGGCCATCACCCGCCGACTGGAGCAGCTGATCGAGCAGATCAGGCCGCTTCCGACCGCCGGGCCGCGCGATACCCGGGTGACGGCCCTGACGGAACAGCGGGCCCGGATCCTGGAGTGGATCACGCCGGCCCAGCTGACCCTGATGCGCCTGGAAACACCGGGGGGCCGCGTTGCCGAGGTCACCCGCGAGGTACTGGACCTGGCCCGTGCGCGACTGGCCGAGATCTTCGCGGCGGAACTCGAACGCCTGCCCGCCGCGCGCAGGACGGAAGTGCTCTACGGACTGGACGCGGTGACGACCTGGGGCGCTTGGTACCACTGGCGCAGCAGTGGCTTGAGCGCCGAAGCGGCAACCAGCACCATGGAGACGGCCGTACACGCCCTGCTCGCCACCACCGACCAACCCGGGACGTCCTCCTAG
- a CDS encoding PucR family transcriptional regulator, with product MCELLNRIWSRPRGEWTRILRRELPVLADEIVKELLHGTPAFTALVDDYETIDDESLRQLVENALCNFLGYPQSDDRKPSDGRPRPQRASDDGHDGRQEEKPGFTREVKRNTGLVPTQRDRRSATVATVAATNTTTDAATDRYATAAPPDRAREELFKALTDARAASGQSLTELAEAAGWPLPPAVRGVVLATPGEAQQLAAVLDDSLAGVFAGQPCLLVPSVDPDPRAVLELPLRGRFAAVGHAVPPTDTASSLRWALRLLALTPARPGAETRPVFVDDHLSTLLLLQDQPLAHALAAHWLRPLAGLTPRQSERLEETLLAWFEGGGAPEAAKALSVHPQTVRYRMRQLEKLFGPGLRDPRTRFELEMALRTRRLMAQVRLQHSRMGRRTGRAITTNFPPLVAERMARVNGL from the coding sequence ATGTGCGAACTCCTGAACCGCATCTGGTCCCGCCCCCGAGGCGAGTGGACCCGCATCCTGCGCAGGGAGCTGCCCGTGCTGGCCGACGAGATAGTGAAGGAGCTCCTGCACGGAACTCCCGCCTTCACGGCACTCGTCGACGACTACGAGACCATCGACGACGAATCGCTCAGGCAGTTGGTGGAGAACGCGCTGTGCAACTTTCTCGGCTACCCGCAATCCGATGACCGGAAGCCGAGCGACGGCCGCCCCCGTCCCCAGCGGGCGAGCGATGACGGACATGACGGCAGACAGGAGGAAAAACCCGGGTTCACCCGGGAAGTGAAGCGGAACACCGGCCTCGTGCCCACGCAGCGCGACCGCCGCAGCGCCACCGTCGCCACCGTCGCCGCGACGAACACCACCACGGACGCCGCTACGGACCGGTACGCGACTGCCGCACCGCCCGACCGGGCGCGCGAAGAACTGTTCAAGGCGCTCACCGACGCCAGGGCTGCCTCGGGGCAGTCCCTCACCGAGCTGGCCGAAGCGGCCGGCTGGCCGCTGCCACCGGCCGTACGGGGCGTCGTACTGGCGACCCCCGGCGAGGCGCAGCAACTGGCGGCCGTACTGGACGACTCTCTCGCCGGCGTCTTCGCGGGCCAGCCCTGCCTGCTGGTCCCGAGCGTGGACCCCGACCCCCGCGCCGTACTGGAACTCCCGCTGCGCGGCCGCTTCGCCGCCGTGGGCCACGCGGTTCCCCCGACGGACACGGCGTCCTCACTGCGTTGGGCCCTGCGCCTGCTCGCCCTCACCCCGGCCCGCCCCGGTGCCGAGACCCGGCCGGTCTTCGTCGACGACCACCTCTCCACGCTGCTCCTCCTCCAGGACCAGCCGCTGGCCCATGCGTTGGCCGCCCATTGGCTGCGGCCCTTGGCCGGCTTGACCCCACGCCAGAGCGAGCGGCTGGAGGAGACCCTCCTCGCCTGGTTCGAAGGCGGTGGCGCCCCGGAGGCCGCGAAGGCCTTGAGCGTGCATCCCCAGACCGTGCGGTACCGCATGCGGCAGCTGGAGAAGCTCTTCGGGCCGGGGCTGCGCGACCCCCGTACCCGTTTCGAGCTGGAGATGGCTCTGCGCACCCGCCGGTTGATGGCGCAGGTGCGACTCCAGCACTCCCGGATGGGCCGCAGAACGGGCCGGGCCATCACGACGAACTTCCCGCCGCTCGTCGCGGAGAGGATGGCCCGGGTCAACGGTCTGTGA
- a CDS encoding SMI1/KNR4 family protein: MPSALERLQALLGEPEGVWGWPRREVWEASEQHLGVTLPGDYKAFMDVYGPGTLGGYLHLDRPTGLMTPAEVEDFWALEGWRDARRGSEDLYPFPFHPDPGGLIRWGHDEHSSEYYFLASDPDPGRWEIVVSSECAEWYRTSGSFTDFLMRCFDGLDRAPFMDRAWPGGDARYEPFDGAGGGRPDEPGRHGR, from the coding sequence ATGCCATCGGCATTGGAACGCCTCCAGGCACTGCTCGGTGAGCCGGAGGGGGTGTGGGGCTGGCCGCGCCGAGAGGTCTGGGAGGCCTCCGAACAGCACCTCGGTGTCACGCTGCCCGGGGATTACAAGGCCTTCATGGACGTGTACGGGCCCGGAACCCTCGGCGGGTATCTGCACCTCGACCGGCCGACTGGCCTCATGACCCCTGCCGAAGTCGAGGACTTCTGGGCCCTGGAGGGTTGGCGCGATGCACGAAGAGGCTCGGAGGATCTCTACCCCTTCCCCTTCCACCCCGACCCGGGTGGGCTCATCCGCTGGGGCCACGACGAGCACAGCAGTGAGTACTACTTCCTTGCCAGCGACCCGGATCCGGGTCGCTGGGAGATCGTGGTCAGTAGCGAGTGCGCGGAGTGGTACCGAACCAGCGGCAGCTTCACCGACTTCCTGATGCGCTGCTTCGACGGCCTCGACCGGGCACCGTTCATGGACCGCGCCTGGCCCGGAGGCGACGCCCGCTACGAACCCTTCGACGGGGCGGGTGGTGGCCGTCCGGATGAACCGGGACGGCACGGCCGTTGA
- a CDS encoding SH3 domain-containing protein, with protein sequence MMPSPAQPFGTVVSSSGVNLRRYPSTDSSLVGNLSHGAQVGLHSKVNAQTIDGNSIWYLLRDQAVWVAARHVDNTGEVPLSKDAKPAGPQG encoded by the coding sequence ATGATGCCCAGTCCCGCCCAGCCGTTTGGCACGGTCGTCAGTAGTAGCGGCGTCAATCTGCGGAGGTATCCGAGTACCGACTCTTCCCTCGTCGGCAACCTGAGCCACGGCGCCCAGGTCGGTCTGCACAGCAAGGTGAACGCGCAGACCATCGACGGCAACAGCATCTGGTACTTGCTGCGCGACCAGGCCGTGTGGGTCGCCGCCCGCCACGTCGACAACACCGGCGAGGTACCGCTGTCCAAGGACGCCAAGCCCGCCGGCCCCCAGGGCTGA
- a CDS encoding SpoIIE family protein phosphatase codes for MDAPAPGPGEVPEDPFALHSSASAVLDDHGRVVGWSERAQELLGYPPDEVLGGTAVEFLCDSRDLEAIRDAVAACDRDGGWSGVLPVLHRSGRRVELGFRARAVIRAGSAREWFLVVAPAEEVLRWETDRSVLDGLFRRSPIGLSVHAPDLSILRINRALARFTQLPAAEIRSRRIGDFLIGPDVKTIETRLRRVLETGAPLIFTEQRCRARSDPDHEWVVSVSAFRMEDPAGGILGVTQLVEDVTDRYRARRRLALLNRASARIGTTLDLGRTTRELADVAVPDLADAVSVDLLESVARGEDNAEEASGPVLRMAVHSVIAEALQVMHAAGEVFHFDPRTPQARCLAEQQPILEPVLQTNPSWYFQDPERTRRALGLHAHSLIVVPLTARGLLLGLLSLWRAGRPEPFEEDDVTLAEEFAARAALCIDNARRYTQQHQAALTLQRSLLPQELPEYSAVEVAHLYLPADPATGVGGDWFDVIPLSGARVALVVGDVVGHGLHAAATMGRLRTAVHTLASLDYAPDEVLSHLDDLVNRLADEQEPADGRPQGQQIVGATCLYAVYDPTSRRCTLARAGHLPPAVVTSDGTVSLPDLPEGPPLGLGGLPFESAELELAEGSLLALYTDGLVEARGLDLDEGLSRLREALSRPGRSLEQTCAAVQGALLPEHPPDDVALLLARTRVLAPEQVASWELPAEPTVAARARHLTETTLTGWGLAELAFTAELVVSELVTNAYRYGGGGPVTFRLIRDRSLICEVSDGSSTAPHLRRARTTDEGGRGLFLVAQLTERWGTRYTRDGKTVWTEFPLAAAVQGFSAPVADLALDG; via the coding sequence ATGGACGCACCGGCGCCGGGACCGGGCGAGGTGCCCGAGGACCCGTTCGCGCTGCACAGCTCGGCCTCGGCGGTACTGGACGACCACGGCAGGGTCGTGGGCTGGAGCGAGCGCGCACAGGAGCTCCTCGGCTACCCGCCCGACGAGGTGCTGGGCGGCACGGCCGTCGAGTTCTTGTGCGATTCGCGTGATCTTGAGGCGATCCGGGACGCCGTGGCCGCGTGCGACCGCGACGGGGGCTGGTCCGGTGTCCTGCCCGTCCTGCACCGCAGCGGGCGACGGGTGGAGCTGGGCTTCCGCGCCCGCGCCGTCATCCGCGCCGGATCGGCCCGCGAGTGGTTCCTCGTCGTCGCCCCGGCCGAGGAGGTGCTCCGGTGGGAGACGGACCGGTCGGTCCTGGACGGTCTGTTCCGGCGCTCCCCGATCGGCCTGTCCGTCCACGCCCCCGATCTGAGCATCCTGCGGATCAACCGGGCGCTGGCCCGGTTCACGCAACTCCCCGCGGCGGAGATCCGGAGCCGACGCATCGGCGACTTCCTGATCGGTCCGGACGTGAAGACCATCGAGACCCGGCTGCGCCGGGTGCTGGAGACGGGCGCCCCCCTGATCTTCACCGAGCAGCGCTGTCGCGCCAGGAGCGACCCCGACCACGAGTGGGTGGTCTCGGTCTCGGCGTTTCGGATGGAGGACCCCGCGGGCGGGATCCTCGGAGTCACCCAACTGGTGGAGGACGTCACCGACCGCTACCGGGCCCGGCGGCGGCTCGCCCTGCTCAACCGGGCGAGCGCCCGCATCGGGACCACGCTGGATCTCGGCCGGACCACCCGGGAGCTGGCCGACGTCGCCGTCCCCGACCTCGCGGACGCCGTCTCGGTGGACCTGCTGGAGTCGGTGGCCCGAGGCGAAGACAACGCCGAAGAAGCGAGCGGTCCGGTCCTGAGGATGGCCGTCCACTCGGTCATTGCGGAGGCGCTGCAGGTGATGCACGCCGCCGGCGAGGTCTTCCACTTCGACCCGCGCACCCCTCAGGCCAGGTGCCTCGCCGAACAGCAGCCCATCCTCGAACCGGTGCTCCAGACCAACCCCAGCTGGTACTTCCAGGATCCGGAGCGCACCCGGCGCGCCCTCGGCCTGCACGCCCACTCACTGATCGTCGTACCGCTGACGGCCCGCGGCCTGCTCCTCGGCCTGCTCAGCCTGTGGCGGGCCGGGCGGCCCGAACCGTTCGAGGAGGACGACGTCACGCTCGCCGAGGAATTCGCCGCGCGGGCCGCCCTGTGCATAGACAACGCCCGCCGCTACACCCAGCAGCATCAGGCCGCGTTGACCTTGCAGCGCAGCCTGCTGCCGCAGGAACTGCCCGAATACAGCGCGGTCGAGGTCGCGCACCTCTACCTCCCGGCCGACCCCGCCACCGGCGTCGGCGGCGACTGGTTCGATGTCATCCCCCTCTCCGGAGCACGCGTCGCCCTCGTCGTCGGCGACGTCGTCGGCCACGGCCTGCACGCCGCGGCCACCATGGGCCGCCTGCGCACGGCCGTACACACCCTGGCCAGCCTCGACTACGCTCCGGACGAGGTCCTCTCCCACCTGGACGACCTGGTCAACCGTCTGGCGGACGAGCAGGAACCCGCCGACGGACGCCCGCAGGGCCAGCAGATCGTCGGCGCGACGTGCCTCTACGCGGTCTACGACCCCACCTCCCGGCGCTGCACCCTGGCCCGTGCGGGCCACTTGCCCCCCGCCGTGGTGACCTCCGACGGCACGGTCAGCCTCCCCGACCTTCCCGAAGGGCCGCCGCTGGGTCTGGGCGGACTCCCCTTCGAGTCCGCCGAACTGGAACTCGCCGAGGGAAGTCTCCTGGCGCTGTACACGGACGGCCTGGTCGAGGCCCGCGGCCTCGACCTCGACGAGGGGCTCTCGCGGCTGCGAGAGGCCCTGTCCCGGCCCGGCCGCTCGCTCGAGCAGACCTGCGCGGCGGTCCAGGGCGCCCTGCTACCGGAGCATCCACCGGACGACGTCGCGCTGCTCCTCGCCCGCACCCGCGTCTTGGCGCCGGAGCAGGTCGCCTCCTGGGAACTCCCGGCAGAGCCGACCGTTGCCGCCCGTGCGCGGCACCTGACGGAGACCACACTGACCGGGTGGGGCCTGGCGGAGCTGGCCTTCACCGCCGAACTGGTCGTCAGCGAACTGGTCACCAACGCCTACCGGTACGGCGGTGGCGGGCCGGTCACCTTCCGGCTCATCCGCGACCGCAGCCTGATCTGCGAGGTCTCCGACGGCAGCAGCACCGCTCCCCACCTACGGCGGGCGCGCACCACCGACGAGGGCGGGCGCGGGCTCTTCCTGGTGGCCCAGCTCACCGAACGGTGGGGCACCCGCTACACCCGGGACGGCAAGACCGTCTGGACGGAGTTCCCGCTGGCCGCGGCAGTGCAGGGGTTCTCCGCGCCGGTCGCGGACCTCGCGCTCGACGGGTGA
- a CDS encoding cytochrome P450, with protein MSQAMLRQILDYSTRADPYPLYEGLRKTPVFRDEDGPYVVSTYYEIQSLLHDPRISSDPRNLTLPSSDPLAQEDGGDSALPPVFLKLDPPDHDRLRRITNRPFGPPHSPHKVHDMRGELGDIVSDLIEGIVDAGSPERIDLVDQFSYPFPVTVICRLLGVPPEDEPRFHGWADTIAASLDPDPDADATERPKAAADAQMELGMYLAGLIEERRKEPGEDMLSQLAAAGQDPDGGMSALEAISTAALLLIAGHETTVNLITNGMLTLLRHPDVLQRLREDPQLSVPIVEELLRYEPPVQLLPRRSTIDDIEVARVNIPKGATVSLILASGNRDPKRFEHADRFDPDRGDIQHLGLGSGIHSCFGAPLARLEAQLALSELARRLENPRLLEDPPPYRQNAVLRGPRHLPIACDGIRP; from the coding sequence ATGAGCCAAGCCATGCTTCGGCAGATCCTCGACTACTCAACCCGCGCCGACCCGTACCCGCTGTACGAGGGACTGCGCAAGACGCCGGTGTTCCGCGACGAGGACGGTCCGTACGTCGTCAGCACCTACTACGAGATACAGAGCCTGCTGCACGATCCGCGCATCAGTTCCGATCCCCGCAACCTGACGCTTCCGTCGAGCGATCCGCTGGCGCAGGAGGACGGCGGCGACTCGGCGCTGCCCCCGGTGTTCCTCAAGCTCGACCCGCCGGACCACGACCGGCTGCGCCGCATCACGAACCGGCCGTTCGGGCCGCCGCACTCGCCGCACAAGGTCCACGACATGCGCGGCGAGCTCGGCGACATCGTCTCCGACCTCATCGAGGGCATCGTCGACGCGGGTTCCCCGGAGCGGATCGACCTGGTCGACCAGTTCTCCTACCCCTTCCCGGTGACCGTGATCTGCCGGCTCCTGGGCGTGCCCCCCGAGGACGAGCCCCGCTTCCACGGCTGGGCCGACACCATCGCCGCCAGTCTGGACCCCGATCCGGACGCGGACGCCACCGAGAGGCCGAAGGCTGCCGCCGACGCGCAGATGGAGCTCGGCATGTACTTGGCCGGGCTGATCGAGGAGCGGCGCAAGGAGCCGGGCGAGGACATGCTGTCCCAGCTGGCGGCCGCCGGTCAGGATCCGGACGGGGGCATGAGCGCGCTGGAGGCCATCAGTACGGCGGCGCTGCTGCTGATCGCGGGCCACGAAACGACGGTCAACCTGATCACGAACGGCATGCTGACCCTCCTGCGCCACCCGGACGTGCTCCAGCGACTGCGCGAGGACCCGCAGCTGTCCGTCCCGATCGTCGAGGAACTGCTGCGGTACGAACCCCCCGTGCAGCTCCTGCCGCGGCGCAGCACGATCGACGACATCGAGGTGGCCAGGGTCAACATCCCCAAGGGCGCCACGGTCTCGCTGATCCTGGCCTCCGGGAACCGCGACCCGAAGCGGTTCGAGCACGCGGACCGCTTCGACCCCGACCGCGGGGACATCCAACACCTCGGCCTCGGCAGCGGGATCCACAGCTGCTTCGGTGCCCCGCTGGCGCGCCTGGAGGCCCAGCTGGCCCTGAGCGAGTTGGCCCGCCGGCTGGAGAATCCGCGGCTGCTGGAGGACCCGCCCCCGTACCGCCAGAACGCGGTGCTGCGTGGCCCGCGCCACCTGCCCATCGCCTGCGACGGCATCCGCCCCTGA
- a CDS encoding DUF7405 family protein — protein MRPWSATGQRRFADLAVQGGAACVSEPWRPSHRPRVQALLRWLGRSQTLAGRPQPSPPLTDLLSFTSARAMFTQIGLPRKLADEASLSYAFMVNPRSPMWMGFADQQTAGTAAADAVTFRGSGLTTAKSGSYFDHGAVQQLSHVLMDLQQFYDVDDAGVLGDDASFTERVQYMFRSTPPPSPGNADQITDGGGPAFLPNTFQGTDDALLSAQGRGTPDGERRIGHLSCLQRSSRTADGRPLHVRMDGPGYAPWTYRTDPPSPSWSSRCSSRVPTSSPRCAGTRPRSTWRRPTASRRTRTGWSGS, from the coding sequence ATGCGGCCGTGGTCGGCCACCGGTCAGCGGCGCTTCGCCGACCTCGCCGTGCAGGGCGGGGCGGCCTGCGTCAGCGAACCGTGGCGTCCGAGCCATCGGCCGAGGGTCCAAGCCCTGCTCCGGTGGCTCGGCAGGAGTCAGACCCTCGCCGGCCGCCCCCAGCCCTCACCGCCCCTCACCGACCTCCTGTCCTTCACCTCCGCCCGGGCGATGTTCACCCAGATCGGCCTGCCCCGGAAGCTGGCGGACGAGGCGTCGCTGTCCTACGCCTTCATGGTCAACCCGCGTTCGCCGATGTGGATGGGCTTCGCCGACCAGCAAACCGCCGGAACCGCTGCCGCCGACGCCGTCACCTTCCGGGGCAGCGGCCTCACCACGGCGAAGTCGGGCTCCTACTTCGACCACGGCGCCGTCCAGCAGCTGTCGCACGTCCTCATGGATCTCCAGCAGTTCTACGACGTCGACGACGCCGGCGTGCTGGGAGACGACGCCTCGTTCACGGAACGCGTCCAGTACATGTTCCGTTCCACGCCGCCACCCTCGCCGGGCAACGCCGACCAGATCACCGACGGCGGGGGCCCCGCGTTCCTGCCGAACACCTTCCAGGGCACCGACGACGCCCTGCTGAGCGCCCAGGGGCGGGGCACTCCGGACGGGGAGCGCCGGATCGGCCACCTCTCCTGTCTGCAGCGGTCGTCGCGCACGGCCGACGGCAGGCCGCTGCACGTTCGCATGGACGGCCCCGGCTACGCACCATGGACGTACCGGACGGATCCTCCCAGCCCAAGCTGGAGTTCACGGTGTTCGTCCCGAGTGCCGACTTCTTCGCCACGATGCGCAGGAACCAGGCCTCGCTCGACCTGGCGGCGGCCCACGGCGTCCCGGAGGACGAGAACGGGCTGGAGCGGTTCCTGA
- a CDS encoding SDR family NAD(P)-dependent oxidoreductase yields MDSERIQSCLDLIHQARQLPVDDAQRRLLERAAGELVRDGRLRRRAEARAERAAADAELLAATAMGACDRVMDAALPAPAPPERGLTVGEYVRLRPGPAAAAGQLPDRAPERSRPARLLNRPQRCYVCKKHYRHVHDFYHLLCPECAGENLAHRTARTDLTGRRALLTGGRVKIGHQVALMLLRDGAELTVTSRFPQDTVRRFAAAPGAADWWHRLRIVALDLRDPRQVLAFTDHMLAQGLPLDVLINNAAQTLRRSPEAYTALSAAEPAPAPAPLAAPPIWTAPGFSVPGPRTAPLPWTAELAPRIPAPHALAGGAHTADAPLATPVPQEVVDEAGLLPESAATNSWTLRLGQIDPTELLEVQLVNAVAPFLLADRLLPLLDASPHPDRYLINVSAVEGQFAVRNKTSDHPHTNMAKAALNMLTRTSAADLATRSIHTCSVDTGWVTDEKPLPARERHAATGWRPPLDIVDGAARIYHPIVQGQAGAPVHGVLLKDYRQVPW; encoded by the coding sequence ATGGACAGTGAGCGCATACAGAGCTGCCTGGACCTGATCCACCAGGCACGACAGCTACCCGTGGACGATGCTCAGCGCCGCCTGCTGGAACGGGCCGCCGGCGAACTCGTCCGCGACGGCCGCCTCCGACGCCGTGCCGAGGCACGCGCGGAACGCGCCGCAGCCGACGCGGAGCTGCTCGCCGCCACCGCGATGGGTGCCTGCGACCGCGTCATGGATGCCGCTCTGCCCGCCCCGGCCCCGCCGGAACGCGGCCTGACGGTGGGCGAATACGTCCGGCTTCGCCCCGGACCGGCCGCCGCGGCGGGACAGCTGCCGGACCGTGCGCCGGAGCGCTCCCGGCCGGCACGGCTGCTGAACCGTCCCCAACGCTGCTACGTCTGCAAGAAGCACTACCGGCACGTCCACGACTTCTACCACCTGCTGTGTCCCGAATGCGCCGGCGAGAACCTCGCCCACCGCACCGCCCGCACCGACCTCACCGGCCGGCGGGCGCTGCTGACGGGCGGGCGCGTGAAGATCGGCCACCAGGTGGCGCTGATGCTCCTTCGCGACGGCGCCGAGCTCACGGTGACCAGTCGCTTCCCGCAGGACACGGTGCGCCGGTTCGCGGCGGCTCCCGGCGCCGCGGATTGGTGGCACCGGCTGCGGATCGTCGCCCTGGACCTGCGCGATCCCCGGCAGGTACTCGCCTTCACGGACCACATGCTCGCCCAAGGGCTACCCCTGGACGTGCTGATCAACAACGCGGCCCAAACCCTGCGCCGCTCCCCCGAGGCGTACACCGCACTGTCCGCCGCCGAACCCGCGCCGGCCCCCGCGCCGCTCGCCGCGCCACCGATCTGGACCGCTCCGGGATTCTCCGTACCCGGCCCGCGCACCGCACCCCTTCCGTGGACGGCGGAGCTCGCCCCGCGCATCCCAGCGCCCCACGCCCTGGCCGGAGGCGCACACACGGCTGACGCCCCGCTGGCCACCCCAGTGCCGCAGGAAGTTGTCGACGAGGCGGGCCTGCTGCCCGAGTCGGCCGCAACCAACTCCTGGACCCTACGCCTGGGCCAGATCGACCCGACCGAGCTGCTGGAGGTCCAGCTGGTCAACGCGGTCGCGCCGTTCTTGCTCGCCGACCGGCTGCTGCCCCTTCTCGACGCTTCCCCGCACCCCGACCGCTACCTCATCAACGTCTCGGCGGTTGAAGGCCAGTTCGCCGTGCGCAACAAGACCAGCGACCATCCGCACACGAACATGGCCAAGGCGGCCCTGAACATGCTCACCCGCACCAGCGCCGCCGATCTGGCCACCCGCTCCATCCACACCTGCAGCGTCGACACCGGCTGGGTCACCGACGAGAAGCCCCTCCCCGCCCGGGAGCGGCACGCCGCCACCGGTTGGCGCCCGCCGTTGGACATCGTCGACGGCGCCGCCCGCATCTACCACCCCATCGTGCAGGGACAGGCCGGCGCACCGGTCCACGGCGTCCTCCTGAAGGACTACCGGCAGGTCCCGTGGTGA